The Streptomyces cathayae DNA segment CAGACCGACACTGCCGTTCTCGCCGCGGGTGACGACCCACAGCTTCAGGTCCTCGGGGGCCGCGCAGGTCCCCGACGCCTCGACCAGTTCCCGCGCGGCCTGGCCGGCCAGTGCCGACTCGTCCAGCACCGCCCGGCCCTGGGGAGGCTCCAGGGACCCCCGGGCAGCGGCCCGGGGCGGCCGTAGATGCACGCCGGTTCTCGTTCGTGCTGGAGGAGTCGGTGTTGCGGTACCGGCTGTGCAGCGCGGAGACCATGGCGGCACAGCTTGGTCACCTGCTCGGGGTCATGGGTCTCCAGAACGTTGCCGTGGGGCTCATCCCGTTCTCAGCTCAACGAGCCGTGTGGCCCATGCCCACCTTCACGATCTTCGACGACGCCAGGGTGCACGCCGACACCCTGGACGCTGCCGTCACCCTCACGCAGCCCGGCCAGGTGGAGCTGTACAGCCGAGCCTTCGAACGGTTGTCACAGGAAGCAGTGAGGGGAGCGGCTGCACGTGCTCTCATAGCGGGTGCGTTGGCATCCCTGGACTGACTGTCTGTGCGTTGTCGCAGCTCAGGGCCGCCATTCGATCCGGTGTTCCGTGAGGTGGGCCAGGAGTGAATGGTTGGCCTCCCAGCCGTCCGGGAACTTCACGAGGGTGCCCAGCTGGACCGGTTCCGTCGACGGGTAGGCGTCCAGCAGGTCGCTCACGCCCGCCCGGCACACCACGATGCAGGCGTGCCGGTGGCGGGAGGCCAGGACGCACAGTCTGCCGGTCTCCAGGTGGAAGGCGGTGGCGTCGGGGCGGCCGGAGAGGGGGTGGAGTACGACGGTGACGTCGTACTCGCGGCCCTGGAGCCGGTTCGCCGTGTCGACGACCACGTCCGTCACACCGAGTTCCGTGAGCGCCGACCGGACCGCCGCCGCCTGGTCGCGGTGGGCGGTGCCGACGGCGATGCGGTCGGCGGTGAGCGGGACGGGGTCGGGGGTGGGGCGCTCGGAGGTCGTGGCGCCTTCCCTGTCCAGCAGGCGGCGGACCACCAGGGCCACCGCCCGGACCGCCTCCGGATCGGTGCGCGGGGTGTGCCGGGCGGGCAGCTCCAGCAGGCCCCAGCCGGACTCGGCCGCCTCGTCGATCACCCGGTCCGGACCCGAGCCGTCCGACGGCACGGCGAGGGCGAGCCGCCGGTCGCCGGGGCCGGTGCCGCTGCGGAACGGCGTGTACGGGTAGAACGCGTCCGACACCAGGGGCGCCGCCGAGGCGGGCAGCCGCCACGACACCGGCAGGCGGTGCTGCGGCAGTTCGGGATTGTGGGCGAGCAGGGTCGTCACGGCGGACGCGGACGGGTCGTAGGACAGGCCCGCCCACTGCTCGCTACCCACGATCGAGAACGGGTCCAACTGCCCCGGATCGCCCACGAACAGCGCCCGCTCGAACAGCCCCGCCACGGCGAGCAGCGCGTCCGAGCGCATCTGGTACGCCTCGTCGACGATCGCGTGCGCCCATGGTTCGACGCCCTTGACGTGCGCCCACTTGGCGGCCGTGGAGATGACCACGTCGAGCCCGGCGAGATCGGCGGCCTTCGCCGACTTGCGGACGTTGTCCAGCCCGTCGAGCGCCTTGTCGTACGGGTCGGTGTCGCTGCTGTGCAGCCGGCCGACCGGCAGGTCCGGGCTCTTCTCGGCGAGCCGCAGGACCAGGTCGTCGACCTGGGCGTTGGTCTGCGCCACCACCATCAACGGGCGCCCCGCCTCGGCGAGTTCCAGCGCAGCGCGGACAACCAGCGTGGACTTGCCGGCGCCGGGCGGGGAGTCGACGACCACACCGCGCGCGGTGCCGTGCAGGGTGTCGCGCAGGATCGCGTCGGTGGCACGGGCGGCCGCCGCGCCGGGGTCGAAGCCCGCGTCGGCGGTTGCCGCCCCGGTGGTCACGGTCTCGGGGGGCATGGCCTCGGTGGTCACAGCAGGTCCTCCTCGGTCACCGGGTCGGCGGCCTCCGGTGTGGCGGCTGATGCGCCGGGCGGGCCGCCGTGGGTCCACGGGGTCTCCTCCGGGTCGGGGAGCTTCGCCCCGCCGCGCGGCTCGTGCTCGAACAGGGTGAAGCAGAGCCGGTCGCCCTTCTCCGGCACCGAACCCGCCTCGGGCTCCTTGCCGCGGCCCATCTTGTCCAGGATCCGCAGGACGAGCAGGGACCCGCCCGCTTCCGCAGCTTCCGCAGCCTCTACGGCTTCCCCGGCTTCCCCGGCTTCCGTGGCCTCCATGGCCACGAACTCGGCCGTCTGCGGCTTGCCGCCCAGGGAGCGGTACACCCTGGTCCGCTCGCCCAGGTACGGGCGGTCGTCCGTCCGGACGGTGACCAGCGGGCGGGGGCTCGGCCGCTTGCTCTCGCTGTACGCCATGACGACATCGACGACCTCGC contains these protein-coding regions:
- a CDS encoding AAA family ATPase, with amino-acid sequence MPPETVTTGAATADAGFDPGAAAARATDAILRDTLHGTARGVVVDSPPGAGKSTLVVRAALELAEAGRPLMVVAQTNAQVDDLVLRLAEKSPDLPVGRLHSSDTDPYDKALDGLDNVRKSAKAADLAGLDVVISTAAKWAHVKGVEPWAHAIVDEAYQMRSDALLAVAGLFERALFVGDPGQLDPFSIVGSEQWAGLSYDPSASAVTTLLAHNPELPQHRLPVSWRLPASAAPLVSDAFYPYTPFRSGTGPGDRRLALAVPSDGSGPDRVIDEAAESGWGLLELPARHTPRTDPEAVRAVALVVRRLLDREGATTSERPTPDPVPLTADRIAVGTAHRDQAAAVRSALTELGVTDVVVDTANRLQGREYDVTVVLHPLSGRPDATAFHLETGRLCVLASRHRHACIVVCRAGVSDLLDAYPSTEPVQLGTLVKFPDGWEANHSLLAHLTEHRIEWRP